A region from the Clostridium beijerinckii genome encodes:
- a CDS encoding ATP-dependent helicase produces the protein MKISELEKIILDNSSKLNLNRGKEILKSGNLTKVSINKIDDNYNIYGNFKGENKIQNCNSHLKINIINKRLTFVKCECNMFVEFNSTSNIYLCEHLVAIGLGFVEQIKKKLNKTSENKVVIRKDKDLLFKLSNMNNFRLSDEINSDKVNLNNTKERLELSISLKEVFEGNGNYFDVSLFVGTNNKYPIVNINEFIISLNKSKEYYIGKGLIYDADKYCFSKEDKEILEYIYEYILISNHSNNGNNIRINKEILRRLLEILLSKKIKFNYNYQTYICEIKDEDVPISFTLKTVKEDYVLTTKKVFPIPLNDKMDVFFFDRKIYLPSLDQIKVYKIFYNTLKEDNKITFYKDISVDELSNLISHINVMSKNLSVDDIIIDKLGDNIKVDFQFEKKEEYFYCNVTLINNENKLSYNELLSASNSIIKNSKKIRLIESVLNKNRFFYKNGTFIFYGNDDDYYLFLKEKFKYLKALGEIRVLKDSNKYFKLYKGDISEININEHEDNDFNFSFKLDGIDNKELNSVINAYKNKKSYIKLKDDTFVDLEDEELREFIRIIETLNIDVTEGKDEYKLELNKIYYLNSKLDNKSINLINGKEKLEESLKRLDKLNENNFEIPKNLKGYLREYQVRGYNWLKSLSYLGLGGILADEMGLGKTIQTIAFLLSEENKHSLVVTPTSLIYNWKQEFDKFAPILRIGIIHGNKKERTTVLNNIYDYDIILTTYGTLKNDILEYENIKFDYLILDEGQNINNPESQNAKLMKNINAKSRFVLTGTPMENNLIELWALFDFIMPGYLYTKQEFTYKFIKQEEKYLEELKILISPYILRRIKKDVIKEMPEKIETKFLVEMTTSQKKIYKAFLKEIQDNIKNPKINKNNITIFSYLTKLRQICLDPSVIIDGYSGGSGKINIAKELILENIKEHKILLFSQFTSVLSRISYELKLQNIKYSYLDGNISSKNRVKLVDEFNENKDIRIFLISLKAGGTGLNLTSADIVIHFDPWWNLSVEDQATDRAHRIGQKNIVEVIKLIAKDTIEEKILLLQNDKKELINDVITGELKDGNIVNKLKSNEILSLFLD, from the coding sequence TTGAAAATATCTGAATTAGAAAAAATTATATTAGATAATTCATCTAAACTCAATTTAAATAGAGGAAAAGAAATATTAAAAAGCGGAAATCTAACTAAAGTTAGCATAAATAAGATAGATGACAATTATAATATATATGGTAACTTTAAAGGTGAAAATAAAATACAAAATTGCAATTCTCATTTAAAAATAAATATTATAAATAAAAGACTCACATTTGTTAAATGTGAGTGTAATATGTTTGTAGAATTTAATTCTACAAGTAATATTTATTTATGTGAACATTTAGTTGCAATCGGATTAGGTTTTGTAGAGCAAATAAAAAAGAAACTTAATAAAACAAGTGAAAACAAAGTAGTTATAAGGAAAGATAAAGATTTGTTGTTTAAATTATCTAATATGAATAACTTTAGGTTAAGCGATGAAATAAATTCGGATAAAGTTAATTTAAACAACACAAAAGAGAGGTTAGAATTAAGTATTTCTTTAAAAGAAGTGTTCGAGGGGAATGGTAATTATTTTGATGTTAGTTTATTTGTAGGTACTAATAATAAGTATCCAATTGTTAATATTAATGAATTCATTATAAGTTTGAATAAATCAAAAGAATATTATATTGGAAAAGGATTAATATACGATGCAGATAAATATTGTTTTTCAAAAGAAGACAAAGAGATTTTAGAATATATATATGAATATATATTAATTTCTAACCATAGCAACAATGGTAATAATATTAGAATTAATAAAGAAATTTTAAGAAGATTACTTGAAATTCTTTTATCTAAGAAAATAAAATTCAATTATAATTATCAAACTTATATTTGTGAAATAAAAGACGAAGATGTACCTATTTCTTTTACATTAAAAACAGTAAAAGAAGATTATGTTTTAACCACTAAGAAAGTCTTTCCAATACCATTAAATGATAAAATGGATGTTTTCTTTTTTGATAGAAAAATATATCTTCCATCTTTGGATCAAATTAAAGTGTATAAGATATTTTATAATACTCTTAAAGAAGATAATAAAATTACATTTTATAAAGACATAAGTGTTGATGAGCTTAGCAACTTAATTTCACATATAAATGTAATGTCTAAAAACTTATCAGTAGATGATATTATTATTGACAAATTAGGTGATAATATAAAAGTTGATTTTCAGTTTGAAAAAAAAGAAGAATATTTTTATTGTAATGTAACTCTAATCAATAATGAAAATAAACTTTCATATAATGAACTTTTAAGTGCCAGCAATTCAATTATAAAAAACTCTAAAAAGATAAGGCTTATAGAAAGTGTACTGAATAAAAATAGATTTTTTTATAAAAACGGTACTTTTATATTTTATGGAAATGATGATGATTACTATCTTTTCTTAAAAGAGAAGTTTAAATACCTTAAGGCACTAGGGGAAATACGAGTTTTAAAAGACAGTAATAAATATTTTAAACTTTACAAAGGTGACATATCAGAAATAAATATAAATGAACATGAAGATAATGATTTTAATTTTTCATTTAAATTAGATGGAATTGATAATAAGGAATTAAATTCTGTTATTAATGCCTATAAAAACAAAAAAAGTTATATTAAACTTAAAGATGATACTTTTGTTGATTTAGAAGATGAGGAGTTAAGAGAATTTATAAGAATTATAGAAACTTTAAATATAGATGTGACAGAAGGTAAGGATGAATATAAACTTGAACTAAATAAAATTTATTATTTAAATAGTAAATTAGATAATAAATCAATAAATTTAATTAATGGAAAAGAAAAATTAGAGGAATCATTAAAGAGATTGGATAAATTAAATGAAAATAATTTTGAGATTCCTAAAAATCTTAAAGGTTATCTTAGAGAATACCAAGTTAGAGGATATAATTGGCTTAAAAGCCTAAGTTATTTAGGCCTTGGTGGGATATTAGCAGATGAAATGGGTCTTGGAAAAACAATTCAGACGATAGCATTTTTATTATCTGAAGAAAATAAACATTCTTTAGTAGTTACACCAACATCTCTTATATACAATTGGAAACAGGAATTTGATAAATTTGCTCCAATTCTAAGAATTGGAATTATTCATGGTAATAAAAAAGAGAGAACAACAGTCTTAAATAATATTTATGATTATGATATTATATTGACTACATATGGAACGTTGAAAAATGATATTCTAGAATATGAAAATATAAAATTTGATTATTTAATATTAGATGAGGGACAAAATATAAATAACCCAGAATCACAAAATGCAAAATTAATGAAAAATATTAATGCTAAGAGTAGATTTGTTTTAACAGGGACACCAATGGAAAATAATTTAATAGAGCTTTGGGCTTTATTTGATTTTATAATGCCAGGATATCTTTATACTAAACAAGAATTTACTTATAAATTTATTAAGCAAGAAGAAAAGTATCTTGAAGAACTTAAAATACTTATTAGCCCTTATATTTTAAGAAGAATTAAAAAAGATGTAATTAAGGAAATGCCAGAAAAAATTGAAACTAAATTTTTAGTTGAAATGACAACATCTCAAAAGAAAATATATAAAGCATTTCTTAAGGAGATTCAAGATAACATTAAAAATCCTAAGATAAATAAAAATAATATAACTATATTCTCTTATTTAACCAAATTACGACAAATTTGTTTGGATCCATCTGTTATAATTGATGGATATTCTGGTGGAAGTGGTAAAATAAATATTGCTAAAGAACTGATATTAGAAAATATAAAAGAACATAAGATTTTATTATTTTCTCAATTTACATCTGTTTTATCTAGAATTTCATATGAACTGAAATTGCAAAATATAAAATATAGTTATTTGGATGGAAATATTTCTTCAAAAAATAGAGTTAAGCTTGTAGATGAATTCAACGAAAATAAAGATATAAGAATATTTTTAATATCATTAAAGGCAGGGGGAACAGGACTTAATTTAACAAGTGCAGACATTGTGATTCATTTTGATCCTTGGTGGAATTTATCAGTAGAAGATCAAGCCACAGATAGAGCTCATAGAATAGGTCAAAAGAATATTGTAGAGGTAATTAAATTAATAGCAAAAGATACAATTGAAGAAAAGATATTGCTTCTTCAAAATGATAAGAAAGAACTTATAAATGATGTTATAACTGGAGAGCTGAAAGATGGAAATATAGTAAATAAACTAAAAAGCAATGAAATATTATCTTTGTTTTTAGACTAA